GGCATCGCTGTGGGCCACACGCCGGGAGTGCTCTCGGAGACGACCGCCGATTTCGCGTGGGCGCTTTTGATGACGACCGCGCGACGGACCGTCGAGGGGCAGGAGTACGTCCTCGACGGCGAGTGGGAGACGTGGGGGCCGAAGCTCCTGACCGGCCCGGACGTCCACGGCGCCACGCTCGGCGTAATCGGGCTCGGAAACATCGGCGCGGCGGTCGCGCGTCGTGCGGGCGGCTTCGGGATGGAGGTGCTGTACGCCGACGTCGGGCCGAACGAGGAGGCGGAAGCCGAACTGGCGGCCGCCGGCGTCGACGTTACCTACGTGGATCAGAACGAACTCCTCGACCACAGCGACTTCGTTACCCTTCACGTTCCGCTATTCGAGTCCACCCACCATCTCATCAGCGAGGCGGAACTGCGCCGAATGAAGGAGGGAGCGATCCTTATTAACACGAGCCGCGGTCCGATCGTCGACACCGACGCGCTTGACACGGCGCTTTCGGAGGGCTGGATCGAGCGTGCGGGACTGGACGTGACCGATCCCGAGCCGCTGCCTGCCGACCACGAGATAACCCGCCACGTACCCGAGCGGCTGGTCGTCACACCCCACATCGCGAGCGCGAGCATCGGCACGAGAAACAAAATGGCGACGATGGCCGCCGAGAACCTTCTTGCAGGTGTCGCGGGGGAGGACCTTCCGAACTCGGCGCTCGACGATCGTTCATGAGGCGTCATTTTTAATAGACACTCGTTGGACGATCGTTCAATAGGTTCGGATATGGGTAACGGCGTCTTCGTATTCACTTCCGTCCAGGTCCGTCAAGAGGTTCGAATCGGCGGTGTACGCTGTCGCATCTCGTTCGACCGCGAGCGAGATGTACGCAGCGTCATAGGCGGTGATACCGGCGGTAGTCGTGATCTGTGCGATTGGACCGACCGACCGGAACGGAACTAATTCGATCCCGTATTTCCCGAGCGATTCCGCGGCTTCGACGAGTCGCTCGCCGCCGTAGTGGCCACTGTAGTGCAGCGCATTTATGGCTTCGAACGGCATGAGGGCCGGTGCGTATAGGTCGTGTTTCCCGTTGAGAAAGTCGTCACGAAGTGCACGTGCCTGTTCGTGATGCTGTTCGGGAATATACCACTTCACGACGGTGCTCGTGTCGACCACGATGTCCGCCATCAGGATCGCTCCTCGCCGTATCGAGTATCGCGGAACTCACGGATTCTTTCGGCCGTGTTCGTCGCCGCCACTTCGTCGGGATCGATAGCACTGCTCAATCGCTCGCTGGTCGCAACTGCGTGGGCAATATTCCGCGATTCCAGTTCGTATAGCTCCTCTTTGATGTGGTCACGGAGCACTGCACTCCAGTTCACTTCGTCGTGCTCTTCCATCCGTTCTTTCACTTCGTCGGGGACACGGAAACTCACGGTTCCCATAGTGTATTACAAGTACTACTGTTATATAAGTACTACTGTTATATAAGTACTACTAGAGGTGAGCCGAACGATGAAATACCCGACCGCACAACCCGGTAGCATGTACGCGGTCGTCGGCTGCAACGAGTGTGGCAACCTCTGGCTGCTCGCGGATCCCGACTCCCAGGAGTCGGCCACCTGTTCGCGGTGTGGCAAGCGCCACCGGGTGGCGAAGCTCAAGCGCTTTTATACCGACGAGGATCGCGAGGCCGCACGACAGGCCCGGGCGGCGCTTTTGGCGAACAAGCGGGACGAAAGCGAGTCGTTCGCCGAGGTGGCCCACGTCGCAGATCTCGAACGGCAACTCGAGGATGCAGGTGTCGACGACCGGGAGTACCTCGCGGAGGCTGGGCTGGATCCAGACGAAATCCAATCCGCCGGCGAGAACGCGAGGGTGGGTGCGGGGCAGTCCTCCACCCGATCACGCGAAGAGATCGTTCGGGACGGCGTCGAGAGGGTCGAGAAACCCACCGAATCCGAGGTCGTCGCGTACGCATCCGAACGCGGGGTTCCCGAAGACGCCGCCCGAACCCTGCTCGAACGGCTCGTTCGGCGCGGGGAGGCGTCCGAATCCGGTGGTCGATACCGCCTCTTATAAG
The Halalkaliarchaeum desulfuricum DNA segment above includes these coding regions:
- a CDS encoding 2-hydroxyacid dehydrogenase; protein product: MSEQPTVYVTRQIPDAGLELLEESCELHVWDGKLPPSKDHIIERLAELEADGLLCLLSDDIDGEVMDASPNLDVVSTFSVGYDHVNIDDAEERGIAVGHTPGVLSETTADFAWALLMTTARRTVEGQEYVLDGEWETWGPKLLTGPDVHGATLGVIGLGNIGAAVARRAGGFGMEVLYADVGPNEEAEAELAAAGVDVTYVDQNELLDHSDFVTLHVPLFESTHHLISEAELRRMKEGAILINTSRGPIVDTDALDTALSEGWIERAGLDVTDPEPLPADHEITRHVPERLVVTPHIASASIGTRNKMATMAAENLLAGVAGEDLPNSALDDRS
- a CDS encoding DUF5817 domain-containing protein gives rise to the protein MYAVVGCNECGNLWLLADPDSQESATCSRCGKRHRVAKLKRFYTDEDREAARQARAALLANKRDESESFAEVAHVADLERQLEDAGVDDREYLAEAGLDPDEIQSAGENARVGAGQSSTRSREEIVRDGVERVEKPTESEVVAYASERGVPEDAARTLLERLVRRGEASESGGRYRLL
- a CDS encoding type II toxin-antitoxin system VapC family toxin — protein: MADIVVDTSTVVKWYIPEQHHEQARALRDDFLNGKHDLYAPALMPFEAINALHYSGHYGGERLVEAAESLGKYGIELVPFRSVGPIAQITTTAGITAYDAAYISLAVERDATAYTADSNLLTDLDGSEYEDAVTHIRTY